TTGCAGGTATTATAGTAAGAGATAAAAATTAGTTAAGGCCAAATTCCAACATACATTCACAGctggcttcatttttttcttatgcaaatgaaaaatactgcgAACAATGGTATGAGGGGCAagatgaacattaaaaaaaaattccaacaggTCCCAcgtttcttctctgaaaaatcagtttgaaTTTGACTATACTCAGAAAAACTATCTAAAAGTTGCAGGAACTGAAGGCTGCAGATCAATGCGCAAAAGCAAGATACAGCTGTTCTGAAAGGGCTTCTGTGAGCTGATCTCCCAGCTCTGTTGTACAGATTCCAATTGTTTTTGGAAGCAGAAAGTCCAAAACCATGAGTCTAGGTGAGTGAGCATTTTAGagaatttaattttccatttctaaagATTTCTGTTAAGGTAATAGAGGTATAAACCACTGTAACATTTCTCAACTTATATCTTAATAAAGCTAGGAGAATTTCAGCGAAATTATTCCAGTCTTTGAGGCACACACATTGTAACATTTGCATCTTACAGACAGAAATAATTTAAGTAAATCCCTCCTGAAGACTCTAAAAATGTTAGTCCCATTCATTACACTAGCTAAAAGGATGACATACTAATTTTCCCTATAATTACGTATTCCAAGTTCTCTTCTTACTCTTAAAAGGGCACCAGTGccactcagggaaaaaaaataaagtactgctttccacatattttaaataataaatatattcaaCAATTCAAGAGTCTATATGTGTCTAGTGTGTTGGACTGGTATTTGGAAAATACCAACTTATGAAGGAGAAAGAGCTGTGAAGGCATAAAGTAAAACAAGACAATACAGCTTATTATGTTCATGCTGGATTTAAAATACAAGCTactaaaaaaagtaaacagaagtAGCTTACACTAATAGAATCCTCCCCTGTAAGTTCAGGGAAGCATCTGAATTGGACAGGTCAGGGTTTTGGTCCAGCGCATTGGAACCCCATACGTAAGCCAggaatagatagatagatagatagagatATATATAGAACAACTTTAAAAGTTCTTCTGTTTCAATGAAAGCAGTATCAGCTGTGTAAAGAAGTTTGAGGAAAAAACATAGgcaccacaatttttttttttttttaaggttcaaatGCACATTAACATGTTacagcccccccttccccaccattTATACACACATAGCTTATGTAGCATTACATACTGAGTAGAGTACCTTCAGCATGAAAAGTCTCTTAGGCCAACTGCTCACGATAACTACATTCAATAAAGCAAAGTGGATAACTTGGTCAAGCCATCTCTCCCACCCCAATAACTTAATTTCAGACCACAGAAAACAGTTATGTTATGTAGTACTCAATGGCTGGGCTTGTCAGAGCTCTGAAACAAGGAGCACAGCTCTTCACAGGTCTGTGTTTCTACTGAACTGAACTGGGACTCCATTGTATTCCAGGCTAAGTCAGCCAGAAGAAAGTCATCCATTGCTGTCTGTGTCTCATTGCTGGTAAGGAATAAATTCCCTAGATTCtcaaagcagctatccatagtcTGTGTTTCAGCGCTACTGAGCTGGACTTTGCTTTCAATATTCTGAGTAGGTATATTTTTAGTAGCCGGATATACTTCTGTCTGGGTTTCTGTATCAGAGGAGTCAGTACTCATGGAGAAACTAGACTGCTTCAGAATACTTCCTAAAGGCAGATGGGTATTACTGTCCAAAAAGAAATTCAAGTCTGTTTGTGTCTGTGTATCAAACATCTCCAAACCTAGGAAGTTAGAATTTCCTCGGCAGCTATATGATTGAGTGGCACtatctgaaaataagaaatcagTCTGAGTTTCAATGTCCAGTGACTCCAAAACTGGCTCAGAGTTTAGGGTACCAAGCTCACTCTCTTCAGTCTGAGTTTGGATATTGGATGCTGAAAAGAACTCTTCAATGTCAAAGTCTATTCCTGTGCTCTGTGATGGACCAGATGGCAGATGCGTGTCAGCATTAGAACTTGTCTCAGACAAAAGGCCACGATTATCCAGTGTCTGGCCAGACATGTTTCCTGAAAAGATGTTTTCCAAATCACTTAGTAGGTCCATTGTCTGGGTTTGATTATCCGTCGTATTTTGAGGTGGAAGTATATTAGTCTGTGTGTTGAAGCTGATAAGGGATTCAGACTTCACCGTATCTTGATTCAGGCTCTTGCCATTACTCCTTTGCAGCAAGGTTTGATCTATATTTGCAGGCATTAAATTGTTTTCTGGAAGTTGAATGGGAGTAGAAACATTATATGATGAATGAACGTTGTCAAAGATGTCACTGCACATTACAGCCTGGTCCATTTGCACTCTTCCATCAATAGAGTCCTGTGTCCTACTGGTTTGAGTCTCTCTAGAAATGCCACATGCTGGAAAACAAACCTGACTAAAAGCATCAGTCTGAGCAGCTATGGATGAAGTCAGTTTGGAAGCAGGCAGCAGCGTCTGTGTTTGTACACTGATAGGTAACGAAACCTGTGAACTGAATGACAGATCTGTCTGAGAGCAAGAGGATACAGAAGAATTGGGAGTCCAGGCTGCAGCTGGTACAAAGTTCTGTGAAATATAAGATAAGTCAGTCTGTATATTTATTGAAGAAATTTTATTCTTCTGACAAACATTCCCCAGCTCTTGCCCTGTGTTATTTGATGCAACTGTATCCAACTCAACTTGTACACCAGTACTTACTGGTTCACGATCACCGGAATTTGTCACTTTTGAAACAGGCATACTATCTTTAAATACAAGTGTTTCTGCCTCCAGTGCTGGAATCAGAATTCCTATAGATTGAGGCAATAAATGAACAGTACTTAGAACTGAACCTTGATTATCAACAGCCACTACAGCAGGTTTGACAGAAGAGTCTGTTGCAGATACATATATAGGCAGGTGAGCAAGCTGCATCACTGGAAGTTTAACCAAAGCCACCTTGGGCTTTGGTAAAAGCATCTTCGGTGTACATTTTGGCTGCATTTGGTTCGTGAAGTTAGAACTGCAGGAGCCATCAAGAGAGGCCACTAGTTTCACTTCAGAGGACTCCAATTCCTGAGTGCCAGGGTTATTATTGTGTGTATTGATGAATGCTTCATTTGCTTTCTCTGCCAACTGCTGATTATGTACAGaggtttccattttccttttcttactagGAGGATCCCTGTGAACATGAGATCAATAATTTATACTCTTTCCAAGCACAAAACATCTGCCTTCCATTCTTTTGAGTCATTGCATTGAAAATATAAACTGAAGTCACAGATGAGGTTGGATATGAGAAGACAACTAATCCtgattaaaacataaaaagactccatgaatttcagttttgcaaaatttCACTCCTcaccctttttctttaaaaaaagaaaaaaaggttaccTCTTTTATGGAGACCTATTCCTAAATGGAGGTAGAAGTTTAAATGGTTTCTTGCCCCTTATACATTAAGCACTCTGATTTGAAGGCatgtttaatttgttattttgatGCTAACTCAGACTGAGCACTGAAGGGACAGCGCTCTTAAAATTAGTGTACAGGTAAAGGTCTCTCATGGAAACTGAAGATACAATTAGCACTCCTTCACACAAAACTTAATTTTGCAGCAGTTGAACCTCCAAGACAGACAGGCTAGGCCTCAGGAAACAGATTACCCATTATGAAATATATGTACACATTTAAGACAACTATAAATCTAAACATGCATAtataggcattttaaaaaaaaagaatccactAATACTTGCAAAGATGACTAGActtattataaaagaaaataaactgaactgCATTCCACACCAGTTACGAGCTATAAACATTTCCAAATCATCTCTACTCtcacagaactgtaaaaaaaaaaaacctgttgcagaTGCAACAAGAATCACTAGCATTTATGCCATGCAGTGCAGTGTCATCAgtactttttgttttgtatgtGGGGAAGCCTCATCTTATTAATTAGACAATCATCACTGCCttcaacaaaacagaaattactaAAAGCAACTGAACAAAGAAACTGCAAACTGCTTTACAGCTAAAACAACGTGAGCCTATTTCCAATCTAATCaacagaaaggagacaaaaagccAGTACATAGGAGACAGCGGAATTGGTGATGAATGTAAGTATCGTTACTTAACTGCTTCACTTTTACCTGTGTTCTGCAGGAATTTCATGGCCAGTTCTGTAAATATGAGACAGTAATGCTGTTCTGCTGGCATAAGGGCACCCACAAGTACACTGGAAAGTCTTGCCACAGACCTCTATATGCCGTTTCAAATACCATTCTGTACCATAGGAGTTACTACATTTATCACATTTGTGCTTCTTTTCAGCATGCATTTTCATAAAGTGCTAGAATACACAATGAAAAGTAAACATTAGCCTTCAGctaagataaaaagagaaaatcatgTTTAGGGGAGACAGTCatatttgctttttgttgttactgttaaATAGCATTGAAGAGTAGaattaagaattttttaaaggtCTTATTAGGAGGAGTAAGTTACAAGCTTAAAGAAACCAACAGAAAGAATTTAAAGTTTGCAAATCTGCTTGTGCTATGTGCATATTAAAACACAGATAAACATTTATGTGTCCTAATGCTCTTGGAGGTTTCCTATGGACATTAATAAATCTATAGATGAATCTTGCCAAAGAGCATAGTAAGTATATGTTGCAACATGTGCACACTCCTGAAGATCTACAACTGAGCTAATAGTCTCAAGTCAAACAGGTCAACTTCAGAGCAAACACcagatttttgcttttcatttacagCACCAAGTTCTAGCCACTCATCTCCTGTGGTGTCCCCAGCTTATCACAGGTAACCGACAGCAGAAGAGTGCTTTTTATACTCACGCATGCAGAAACAAGTCTTACGTGTTTTCTTAAACAGGTAACTAGTAAACATGCATTTTGATACTAAGCAGAGAAAACCTCTTAATTCTTGACCACttgaaaaagcagtttaaaagcatCAGCCACATTTTAAACCTTTATTGGTTGCTGCTGTGATCTTCCCCCCTGCCACTCTTTGATCTTTCCCCATCTTTTTAATTTGTGGAGAGAAGCTGTCAGAACATACTGGCATCTGCCTGATCAAAAGGTTCAAGTCCTCTAATATCAACATGCAAACATGCAAATTCATTAACCATATGCCCATGTGGAGCTTCTGCATGCAGTTCTCCAACTTCTGGATACGTGCTGAGAGGCTTTGCTCATCACTGAATGCAATAGTGTACACTCTCTGGAGTACAGAGAGTCAGGACTAATCAGTACAAAAATACTTTAGGAAATAAGAATACCTGTTTTAcaagagaaaattgggaaaatgGTCTGTTTGGTCCTCTAGGGCAGCCTTCAATAGGACAGCAGTAGAATTTCTGTGAAGTTTTCAAACCCTTCCTTACTGGTGCATTAAGTTTTCCATCCTGAAAAAGAACCAATTAAGAAGTTGACAATTCTACAGGTTTGCATATTAAAGACAACATTCAGAATACACATCAACTTTGGCTCACTGAGTTTACACACCTCAATGAGCTGAAGGCACCTTCCTAAGTGTTTTGAAAGTTCAAATGGAGTTTTTCACCTATGTGCATGCTACTTTGCAAATATATCATCAAAATTACCAAGTGAAATTACAACAAGCTCTACAGAGTAGTGGTACTATACTATCTACTTTTACCAAGATACTCGCTGCCCCAAGCCAATTATAACCACCTTTTGTGTTATTTGAGCCAAAAAGCTTTCTCTACAGGTACTACACTGCACTGCCGACTCAACgtggttttacttttttgtagCACGGTCTACTTGAAGCTCCATTAAAATTAGTCACACACTGTGTAACACAACACTTCCCTGATGTTGGAATTCTGTTGGCACTAGAGTTTAcctgtaataaaatgaaaaatgccaagTACACTCTGCCACTTAATTCAGATCATAAACCAAATCTCACTTAAGTCTATGAAACTAACAACTGGTATGCTAATTATGAACCTCCGAACATTAAGTGACTGGCGTATCTGCGCTTTTCCATGTGATCTGCCTCACTGACCATCACATGTACACAATAGAAGAGAGCAACATAACTTGCTCAAAGAGGACCTCAAAAATACATATGAAAAGGACACACTAGTGGGATTGTTCAACCATATAGAACCTATTTCTGCTGAGGACACAGCCGTGGAAACCAGACAAGATGTATCCCTCTAGACATATCCTATCTGAAAGAGTCTCAGTGGAAACATCAGGCATCTGTATCTAAGCAAAAAATCAAAAGTGAACTATTAAAAATCTGATGCTAAGAGTAGCTGCGAGTCTCCTTACATCCTGAGACTGAGTAGGAAGCCAACCAAGTCCCCAGAGCCAGTTACAGCAGTCCACAATGGCATCCCCAGGATTATTATTCAGGGAAGAATTACCAGAGCATGCCCTGTTTGAGCTTTGCACCTGATTTTCCTTAGCATTATGACAGTGACAGCATAGTAAGTGGCGGAATGTTGATTTTACACCAGTCACTCCCCAACTACCTTCTTCTGGCAGATCTCCAGCTGCTTCATGTTTACACAGGTTGGCAGATCTCCAGCTGCTTCATGTTTACACAGGTTAGACCAAACATAAAGTATCCAAAGTGCAACTGTTGTCCCATGTGAAGCAAACAGAAAGTATGTACTCAGCTGCCAGAACACAAAGGGGTTCGTGCTCACACCCTTGCTTCTTACCTAGCTACAGTTAGTCACAACCCAACAACTCTGTGTTCTGAGCTACTCATGCCTTGCTTTTGAAGTATCAATTTCATTTGCACTTCAGGAATACCATGAAGCAGATGAGTGGGACACTTCGATGACTCTTTCCTCAAATCATCTCTCAATCTAAGATACTCTGTGTAAAATGTAATCCCTTCAAGGAGTATTTCAGTTATGTTTCCACACACTCAGCACTGCTACTTGCTGACGTTGCCGCACGTTCATTTTTGTTAATGACATACTATACTCAAAGAAGCAAAGTTTAGAGCCTCTCGACCAAAATGATCAGCCGCCATTTCATCAAGAAAACCTGGAATAATTCTCTAAAAAGAGACTTTTCATGTAACGTTTTAACCTTCTAAGCATCTTTATATAAAGCAGTCCACATGGACAAACCACTCATAAACAGGCCTGTTTTATCTCTGCTGAATAATTACTGTGATTATTTTTGCACCTCCTAGAGCCACTGCCCAAAACATGACTCAAAATCTACTTATTCCAGCCCCACTACCCCCAATTACACTTTTTAACCCTGAGTTTACCCAGACACACTCTGACCAGATGCCAGTCTCAAagtcttcaggagaaaaaaaaagatttgccttTAAGTCAAAACTACATTTGGTCTCTCCCACTGCAGATGAAATCAATATGCTTAGTGAGCGACAATTGGAGTTACTTATTCCTAAGTAAGAAGTTATTCAAAGTGTGTTATATTTAATGTCACAACCCAACAAATGACAGGGCAATATGGTAAATAAGTCCAGGCACTTAACAGGTAAACCATAGCCAGGTTATTTAAAACTACTTAAGTGCTAGGGTACAGTGTAACATCAAGTGTTTAAAAGCTATATAAACACAAATAAGACCCTTTTTTAACAGGTGGAACATAGACTTTCAAGGCACAGATCACAACAAATTTGTTGTGACAAGTTGAGAGATACTCTACACATATAAGTAACCCCATCCAGAGAATAACCTTGTTTTGACCGTCTTCAAAGTCCTCCTGGCTCTAAATGGTTGATCTTACATCTTCtcaaaaaccagtattttagaCGTTCTCACAAGTCCTTTCCTTGTATGT
Above is a genomic segment from Harpia harpyja isolate bHarHar1 chromosome 9, bHarHar1 primary haplotype, whole genome shotgun sequence containing:
- the ATMIN gene encoding ATM interactor, whose product is MAAAAAAAAGRRGGGLGRPPAPAAVPVGDLPPAGELVRPSVTELSQVRTNILCTVPGCGKVLPNSPALNMHLSKAHPVQDGKLNAPVRKGLKTSQKFYCCPIEGCPRGPNRPFSQFSLVKQHFMKMHAEKKHKCDKCSNSYGTEWYLKRHIEVCGKTFQCTCGCPYASRTALLSHIYRTGHEIPAEHRDPPSKKRKMETSVHNQQLAEKANEAFINTHNNNPGTQELESSEVKLVASLDGSCSSNFTNQMQPKCTPKMLLPKPKVALVKLPVMQLAHLPIYVSATDSSVKPAVVAVDNQGSVLSTVHLLPQSIGILIPALEAETLVFKDSMPVSKVTNSGDREPVSTGVQVELDTVASNNTGQELGNVCQKNKISSINIQTDLSYISQNFVPAAAWTPNSSVSSCSQTDLSFSSQVSLPISVQTQTLLPASKLTSSIAAQTDAFSQVCFPACGISRETQTSRTQDSIDGRVQMDQAVMCSDIFDNVHSSYNVSTPIQLPENNLMPANIDQTLLQRSNGKSLNQDTVKSESLISFNTQTNILPPQNTTDNQTQTMDLLSDLENIFSGNMSGQTLDNRGLLSETSSNADTHLPSGPSQSTGIDFDIEEFFSASNIQTQTEESELGTLNSEPVLESLDIETQTDFLFSDSATQSYSCRGNSNFLGLEMFDTQTQTDLNFFLDSNTHLPLGSILKQSSFSMSTDSSDTETQTEVYPATKNIPTQNIESKVQLSSAETQTMDSCFENLGNLFLTSNETQTAMDDFLLADLAWNTMESQFSSVETQTCEELCSLFQSSDKPSH